A DNA window from Acidobacteriota bacterium contains the following coding sequences:
- a CDS encoding CDP-alcohol phosphatidyltransferase family protein: MTIYDLKPAFQNLLRPICRGLAGIGVTANHVTVAAIVLSGLLGGSIALFPTVRWPLWLLPVGLLVRMALNAIDGMLAREHQMQSPLGGILNELGDVISDGMIYLSLAFVPGIPAVWVVVMTTLAVISEMAGVVAVQIGAGRRYDGPMGKSDRAFLIGLLALLLGVGVSPGRWVDYLLIAMTLLLLVTIVNRCRRALAELR; the protein is encoded by the coding sequence ATGACGATCTACGACCTGAAGCCGGCGTTCCAGAATCTGCTGCGGCCGATCTGTCGCGGATTGGCCGGTATCGGTGTGACCGCCAACCACGTGACTGTCGCGGCGATCGTTCTCTCGGGTCTCCTCGGCGGCTCGATCGCGTTGTTTCCGACCGTCCGCTGGCCGTTGTGGCTGTTGCCGGTCGGCCTGCTGGTGCGGATGGCGCTGAACGCCATCGACGGCATGCTGGCCCGCGAGCATCAGATGCAGAGTCCGCTGGGTGGAATCCTGAACGAACTGGGGGACGTGATCTCCGACGGCATGATCTATCTCTCGCTGGCGTTTGTGCCGGGGATTCCCGCCGTGTGGGTTGTCGTGATGACGACGCTGGCCGTAATCAGCGAGATGGCCGGTGTGGTGGCGGTGCAGATCGGTGCCGGCCGTCGGTATGACGGGCCGATGGGGAAGAGCGATCGTGCGTTCCTCATCGGACTGCTGGCGTTGCTGCTGGGTGTGGGCGTATCGCCCGGTCGTTGGGTCGACTATCTCCTGATCGCCATGACGCTGTTGCTCCTGGTCACCATCGTTAATCGATGTCGGCGCGCGTTGGCGGAACTGCGTTGA
- a CDS encoding alpha/beta hydrolase — protein MFRRRLIWVVAIVTWIGLWVTPALSESGTPRYALDRIKKVHLTTSDKVRLAAIYLPPEDVTVKRPALLLLHGWGMHKERWVESGFLSYMAKDEYHFLAIDIRGRGKSGSGDAEALKKDPTLAYRDIEAALKWLATKKGVDIDRVGLVGSSFGANLSTSGLMSQEWNVRTVVSLSATASAYRYLEIHEQRQPLPSGLFIASDNELARYDAAATAKRLVTDTSGEHELKIYPGKVHALWLFELRDDIRPVVADWLRERLQDQPITTK, from the coding sequence TTGTTTCGTAGACGCCTGATCTGGGTCGTGGCGATCGTGACCTGGATCGGGCTGTGGGTCACTCCCGCCCTTTCCGAGTCAGGGACGCCCCGTTACGCGCTGGATCGAATCAAGAAGGTTCATCTAACAACAAGCGACAAGGTCCGGTTGGCGGCGATCTACCTGCCGCCGGAGGACGTGACGGTCAAGCGACCGGCGTTGCTGTTGCTTCACGGTTGGGGAATGCACAAGGAGCGTTGGGTCGAGTCGGGGTTTCTGTCCTACATGGCGAAAGACGAATACCACTTCCTCGCCATCGACATCCGCGGCCGCGGCAAGTCGGGGTCCGGCGATGCCGAGGCTCTCAAGAAGGACCCGACCCTCGCCTACCGCGACATCGAGGCGGCGCTTAAGTGGCTGGCGACGAAGAAGGGTGTCGACATCGACCGAGTCGGATTGGTGGGGAGCTCTTTCGGTGCCAACCTGTCCACGTCCGGGTTGATGAGTCAGGAGTGGAACGTTCGCACCGTCGTCTCGCTGTCCGCGACGGCATCGGCCTATCGATATCTCGAGATTCACGAACAACGGCAACCGCTGCCATCGGGACTGTTCATCGCCAGCGACAACGAGCTGGCTCGTTACGACGCAGCGGCGACGGCGAAACGACTGGTGACGGACACCTCCGGGGAACATGAACTCAAGATCTACCCGGGAAAGGTTCATGCCCTGTGGCTGTTCGAGTTACGGGATGACATTCGACCGGTCGTCGCGGACTGGCTTCGAGAACGGTTGCAGGATCAGCCCATCACGACGAAGTAG